CGACAGCCCGGAAAGCTCGCCTTCCACTATGCAGCGAATCCTGCGGAAGGCCGGGTCTCCCGACAGCGCCCCATCCAGAACAACGGCTCTCACTTTATCTGCCTTTCCGATTCCCCGGATTCCATGACAGCGTGGAAACCGGGGAATATGATTTTACGGCAAGGGTCCGGCCCAACCTGTGCCCGATCCGGAATTTTCAGGGTTCAAACCCGCAGACCCCGGCCACACCGGCCTCAGAGGGCCTTCGCCTCGCCTGCCCGCCAAAGTCCCATATGCTGATGCCGATGTGAAATATAACACATTATTTAGGCGCTTTGACAGCCCCTGCAGGGCTTTTAGGGGACTCATCTCCAATTGCTTCTCAGAATGACCAGTGTTAGCAGATTATGACCCACGGGGCAACAAGGATAGCCGCATCACGTTAAAATTGCGCCCGGCCCACGGGATGTGATAGCTTGCCGCAGGGCCGATTGCAAGTCGGCGCGGCCAATGACCATCACATCATGGCGAGGTCCGGAACTTAATTTATGTTCTTCCAACTTTTTTTGGCGATAGTCTGGATAATCCTCTACACTGCGGCCCCCGCCGACATCCCCAGGCACGGGGCAGGCTCCACCATCCTGGTGCTGACGGCCGGATTCGTCACCTGCGCCGTGGGGGGACGCCTGCATTTCCGCCACCTGGTGCTCCGCTCCTCGGACCTGTCGGTGATTTCACGAGGGGCCTTCATGGAAAGGGCGCTTTCCACCCACGGAATAATGGTTCTGGCCCTGTTCTCGTTTTATTTTTTCGCCACCGACGCAAGATATTATCTCGATCTTCTCACCAAACCGGTTCCCACTTTCGGGGCACTGGTCTTTTTTTTCTTCTTCATGGCCCACCTGAATTCGGCCATGGTTTCAGCCACCTGCCAGGAATCGGGCACCACCGAGGCCAGGGGGCCTTTCTCCATCAGGAATCCGGGCCTTTTCCCAATGACTTGGATGGCCTTCGCCCCGTGGTTCATGCTTTCGGGCGTGTCGGACCTTTTGGGCCTGATTTCCTGGAGGCCCTTTCAACTGGCCTGGCAAAGCCCGTGGGGACAGGCGGTTTTTCTGATGTTGTCCTTTTTCGGAGTGGCGCTTTTCGGGCCCTTTCTGGTCATAAAATTATGGGGCAGCCGCCCTCTTCCGGAAAGCCCCTTGAAGGACTTTCTGGACGGGCTTTGCGAGCGCATGGGCCTCGAATACGCCGGAATAGTGACCTGGCCCATTTTGAACCACATGCCCACCGCCGCAGTGATGGGCATATGGGGCCGGTTCCGTTACATACTGGTCACAGAGGCCCTTTTGGCCATAGCCACTCCGGGGGAGTTGGCCGCCGTGATGGCCCACGAGATAGGGCACGTCAAGCGCAGGCACGTGTGGTACTATTTCGGGGCTGTGGCCGGGTTCTCGCTTCTGGCCTTTGGCGCGGAAACCCTTTCAAGCTGGGCCGCCCTCATCTTTTTCGGGCGCTTTCCGGCGCTTTACACAAAATATTTTTCCGACACCTCCATGGGAGCCTTCCAGGCCTTCACCCAGGCGGCTTTTTTCATCCTCTTCTTCCGGTACGTGTTCGGATATTTCATGCGGAATTTCGAGAGGGAGGCGGACCTGTACATTTTCCAGAGCCCCGCCGATCCGACCGACCTAGTCACCTGCCTTGAAAAGATAGCGCGATTTTCCGGCAAGCCCATAGACGCAAAAAGCTGGCATCATTTCGGGATAAAGGAACGCATGGATTACGTGATGCTCGCCATGGACGATTCCAGGTGGATATCGCGCCACGCCGACAAGGTGAAAAAAAGCATAGTGGCGGCGGGGGTGTTCCTGGCCGTGGCAGGCCCCTTAAGTCTTGCCCTGGCCACCGGGCAGATGGGCAAAGGCGTACACGAAAAGCTCGTCACGGGCGTTTTCGAGTCATTGAAAAGCCTGCCCGAACCGCTCACGGGAAGCGCCTCGCTGGATTACGCGGATTTTCTTTTTTCGAGGGGTGACTACTCCGGGGCGCGATCGGAGTACGAGCGCGTTCTGGCCCTGGATCAAGGCAACGCAAGGGCCGCCAACAACCTTGCCTGGATGCTGGCCACATGCCCCGATCCCGTCGCGTGCGACAGGGGCCTTGCCCTCACGCTGGCCAAAAGGGCGGCTCTGGCCGAACCTTTGCCTCACATCTTGGACACCCTGGCCGAGGCTCTTTTTCAGAACGGTTTTTTTGATGAGGCCATAAAGGCCGAGCAGGAGGCCCTCAACGGGTCCGACCCCGACAACGAGTACTTCCAGGCCCAGCTGGAAAGATTTAAGGCAGCCGCTCAAAAGGCCGGGGGCTTTAGGGACACACAGGGAAAAGGCGCTTGAAAAACTCTGGAGGTTCAGGTTTTTTTCTTCTGCCTGCCGGTGACCGGTCTGTCACGAAAAAGCACGTAGGTGGCCCCTGCCCCGCCGTCGCAGGAACGGGCCGAGGCGAAGGCGATCACCCACTTGCGCCAGGCCCCCTTGGTGAGCCTGTAAAGAACCCGGTTTTTCAGAAGGGGCTCGTTTCTGGAAGAACGCCCCCGGCCATGAACCACCAGCACGGCCCTCAGGCCCTGGGCCAGCGATCTTGTGAGAAATTCGTCCAGGGCTTCCTCGGCCTCGTCAACCATCATTCCGTGCAGATCGACGTGGGCCTGTATGGAAAACTCTCCGGAGTGAAGGCGCTTGGCCATGTCCGGGTGGATGCCGTAGCCGGTGCCCTCGATGTATTCGCCGGTGTGGGACACAACGAATCCGCTTCCGCCTTCTATGAGCTGCTTCAAAAGGCCAAGGGCCGTGGCGTCCGGGTCTTCAGCAACCGGCGGCTCGGAAATCGCGCCAGGCGCTCTGGGCAGACGCTCCTTTTTGGTATGAAGCGGGCTGACATCTGTGGTGTAGCGGGAAAACAGCGAGGCGTCGTCTTCGGGCGATGAAACGGCTTCGACAGGGGCTTTGACCAAAGGTTGGGCCGGTTTTTCGGGTGCTGCGGGGATATGGGGGAATTTCGGCTTTTTCTTTTTTCCCGGCCCGTTCAAAAGTCCGCCCAGGGCTTCAAAGGGCGTATGAAAACCCTGGGGCTTTTTGGTTTTCATGGAAAAACCCCGAAGGAAGTGGAAGGCTTTTGAACGGATTCCGCCCGGATGCTCGATGCCTTTGGGCCATGTGAATAAGCCCGTGAGAGCGCCCTTGCATGATCCGGCTTTTTTACGGAGCTGGAGGTCTCATCATGCATTTATGGGCCGTGCTTGTGCGGCCCGGTTCAGGACGACTCCCGGCCAAGCGCCATCATGGGAGCGCCGGTGCTTTCGCCCGGCTGGCCCTGGGAGGAGCCTGCGGCCTTTCTCTTTTTCAGGCAGGTCTTGTCCTTGCGCACCACGGCGCAGACCTTGGGATTGTAATATTCCCTGCAATTCACCGGGTTGTATAGAGGGCATTCGGGATGCTTGTCAGCCATTTATGAAACCGCTCCTTTTTTACGCATGCAAGGCCCGTCGACAAGGGGGCGACCCCTGGCCGACAAGCCGGATTAACTTCTATACCACATGGCCGCCGGTTTTGCAACGGATTGTGACACAGTTTTGACGCAATCAGACCTGAAAATCGCAACATCTTGATATATTACCGGGAGCGCAATTTATTTCCATTCTCCGCTTTACGGAAAATAGTGGAGGAGGAAGATCGGGGCGCTTCTTCCCG
The Deltaproteobacteria bacterium genome window above contains:
- a CDS encoding Smr/MutS family protein, translating into MKTKKPQGFHTPFEALGGLLNGPGKKKKPKFPHIPAAPEKPAQPLVKAPVEAVSSPEDDASLFSRYTTDVSPLHTKKERLPRAPGAISEPPVAEDPDATALGLLKQLIEGGSGFVVSHTGEYIEGTGYGIHPDMAKRLHSGEFSIQAHVDLHGMMVDEAEEALDEFLTRSLAQGLRAVLVVHGRGRSSRNEPLLKNRVLYRLTKGAWRKWVIAFASARSCDGGAGATYVLFRDRPVTGRQKKKT
- a CDS encoding M48 family metalloprotease, giving the protein MFFQLFLAIVWIILYTAAPADIPRHGAGSTILVLTAGFVTCAVGGRLHFRHLVLRSSDLSVISRGAFMERALSTHGIMVLALFSFYFFATDARYYLDLLTKPVPTFGALVFFFFFMAHLNSAMVSATCQESGTTEARGPFSIRNPGLFPMTWMAFAPWFMLSGVSDLLGLISWRPFQLAWQSPWGQAVFLMLSFFGVALFGPFLVIKLWGSRPLPESPLKDFLDGLCERMGLEYAGIVTWPILNHMPTAAVMGIWGRFRYILVTEALLAIATPGELAAVMAHEIGHVKRRHVWYYFGAVAGFSLLAFGAETLSSWAALIFFGRFPALYTKYFSDTSMGAFQAFTQAAFFILFFRYVFGYFMRNFEREADLYIFQSPADPTDLVTCLEKIARFSGKPIDAKSWHHFGIKERMDYVMLAMDDSRWISRHADKVKKSIVAAGVFLAVAGPLSLALATGQMGKGVHEKLVTGVFESLKSLPEPLTGSASLDYADFLFSRGDYSGARSEYERVLALDQGNARAANNLAWMLATCPDPVACDRGLALTLAKRAALAEPLPHILDTLAEALFQNGFFDEAIKAEQEALNGSDPDNEYFQAQLERFKAAAQKAGGFRDTQGKGA